One window of Streptomyces sp. SUK 48 genomic DNA carries:
- a CDS encoding alkene reductase produces the protein MTTAFDPIDLGGKRLANRIVMAPMTRSRAYGPGASATEAMATYYAQRAGAGLIVTEGVQPSVVGQGYPDTPGLHSAAQVAAWRQVTDAVHRAGGVIFAQLMHTGRIGHPALLPDGLVPVGPSPVAAAGQVFTHEGMKDFVVPAELTEAEIEGTIDDFARAARNAVEAGFDGVELHGANGYLPHQFLSTNANLRTDDWGGSVAGRIRFTVELARAVTDAIGAHRVGLRISPAVPFNDIAEDGHRDTYRALVTALEPLGLAYLHVLEGPDRDLTLELRKLFGGVLVLNPQTGGTPTGPGELALIEDGTADVLSFGGLFLANPDLPARLAAGGPFNEPDRATFYGGDEHGYTDYPTLAG, from the coding sequence ATGACCACTGCTTTCGACCCGATCGACCTGGGCGGCAAGCGCCTCGCCAACCGCATCGTCATGGCGCCGATGACCCGCAGCCGCGCCTACGGACCCGGCGCGAGCGCGACCGAGGCGATGGCGACGTACTACGCGCAGCGCGCCGGTGCCGGCCTGATCGTCACCGAGGGCGTGCAGCCCTCGGTGGTCGGCCAGGGATACCCGGACACCCCCGGCCTGCACTCCGCGGCGCAGGTCGCGGCCTGGCGGCAGGTCACCGACGCCGTGCACCGCGCGGGCGGCGTGATCTTCGCGCAGCTCATGCACACCGGCCGGATCGGGCACCCCGCGCTGCTGCCCGACGGGCTCGTCCCCGTCGGCCCCTCGCCCGTCGCCGCGGCCGGACAGGTGTTCACCCACGAGGGGATGAAGGACTTCGTCGTCCCGGCCGAGCTGACCGAGGCCGAGATCGAAGGGACCATCGACGACTTCGCCCGGGCGGCCCGCAACGCCGTCGAGGCCGGTTTCGACGGGGTCGAACTGCACGGCGCCAACGGCTACTTGCCGCACCAGTTCCTCTCCACCAACGCCAACCTGCGCACCGACGACTGGGGCGGCTCGGTGGCGGGCAGGATCCGCTTCACCGTCGAGCTCGCCCGCGCGGTCACCGACGCCATCGGCGCGCACCGGGTGGGCCTGCGGATCTCCCCCGCCGTCCCGTTCAACGACATCGCCGAGGACGGCCACCGCGACACCTACCGCGCCCTCGTCACCGCGCTCGAACCGCTCGGCCTCGCCTACCTGCACGTCCTGGAGGGCCCGGACCGTGACCTGACCCTGGAGCTGCGGAAGCTGTTCGGCGGCGTCCTCGTCCTCAACCCCCAGACCGGGGGCACCCCGACCGGTCCCGGCGAGCTGGCGCTGATCGAGGACGGCACCGCCGATGTCCTCAGCTTCGGCGGCCTGTTCCTCGCCAACCCCGACCTGCCCGCCCGGCTGGCCGCCGGCGGCCCGTTCAACGAGCCCGACCGCGCCACCTTCTACGGCGGCGACGAGCACGGCTACACCGATTACCCGACCCTCGCCGGCTGA
- a CDS encoding heavy-metal-associated domain-containing protein, whose translation MSAQTDTPASVTTVYQVTGMSCGHCEGAVSGEISQLPGVLSVKAVASSGEVTVVSAAPLDEETVRAAVDEAGFELAGLA comes from the coding sequence ATGAGCGCCCAGACCGACACCCCGGCCTCCGTCACCACCGTCTACCAGGTGACCGGCATGAGCTGCGGGCACTGCGAGGGAGCCGTCTCCGGCGAGATCTCCCAGCTCCCCGGCGTCCTCTCGGTGAAGGCCGTCGCGTCGAGCGGCGAGGTCACCGTCGTCTCCGCGGCCCCGCTGGACGAGGAGACCGTCCGCGCCGCCGTGGACGAGGCCGGCTTCGAGCTGGCCGGCCTGGCCTGA
- a CDS encoding citrate synthase, with protein MSDNSVVLRYGDGEYTYPVVDSTVGDKGFDIGKLRAQTGLVTLDSGYGNTAAYKSAVTYLDGEAGILRYRGYPIEQLAERSTFLEVAYLLINGELPTVDELTTFKGEITRHTLLHEDVKNFYKGFPRDAHPMAMLSSVVSALSTFYQDSHNPFDEKQRNLSTIRLLAKLPTIAAYAYKKSIGHPFVYPRNDLGYVENFLRMTFSVPADEYELDPVVVSALDKLLILHADHEQNCSTSTVRLVGSSQANMFASISAGINALWGPLHGGANQSVLEMLEGIRDSGSDVDTFIRKVKNKEDGVRLMGFGHRVYKNFDPRAKIIKAAAHDVLSALGKSDELLDIALKLEEHALSDDYFVSRSLYPNVDFYTGLIYRAMGFPAEMFTVLFSLGRLPGWIAQWTEMIKEPGSRIGRPRQIYTGVVERDFVPVEAR; from the coding sequence GTGAGCGACAACTCTGTAGTACTGCGGTACGGCGACGGCGAGTACACCTACCCGGTGGTCGACAGCACCGTCGGCGACAAGGGCTTCGACATCGGGAAGCTGCGCGCCCAGACCGGGCTGGTGACCCTCGACAGCGGGTACGGCAACACGGCCGCCTATAAATCCGCGGTCACCTACCTCGACGGCGAGGCGGGCATCCTCCGCTACCGCGGCTACCCCATCGAGCAGCTGGCCGAGCGCTCCACCTTCCTGGAGGTGGCCTACCTGCTGATCAACGGTGAGCTGCCCACCGTCGACGAGCTGACGACGTTCAAGGGCGAGATCACGCGGCACACGCTGCTGCACGAGGACGTCAAGAACTTCTACAAGGGCTTCCCGCGCGACGCCCACCCGATGGCCATGCTGTCCTCGGTCGTCTCGGCGCTGTCCACCTTCTACCAGGACAGCCACAACCCGTTCGACGAGAAGCAGCGCAACCTCTCCACGATCCGGCTGCTCGCCAAGCTCCCGACGATCGCGGCGTACGCGTACAAGAAGTCGATCGGCCACCCGTTCGTCTACCCGCGCAACGACCTCGGCTACGTCGAGAACTTCCTGCGCATGACCTTCTCGGTCCCCGCCGACGAGTACGAGCTGGACCCGGTCGTCGTCTCCGCGCTGGACAAGCTGCTGATCCTGCACGCCGACCACGAGCAGAACTGTTCGACCTCCACGGTCCGCCTCGTCGGCTCCTCGCAGGCCAACATGTTCGCGTCGATCTCGGCCGGCATCAACGCGCTGTGGGGCCCGCTGCACGGCGGCGCCAACCAGTCCGTCCTGGAGATGCTGGAAGGCATCCGCGACTCGGGCTCCGACGTCGACACCTTCATCCGCAAGGTGAAGAACAAGGAGGACGGCGTCCGCCTGATGGGCTTCGGCCACCGGGTCTACAAGAACTTCGACCCGCGCGCCAAGATCATCAAGGCCGCCGCGCACGACGTCCTCTCGGCCCTCGGCAAGTCCGACGAGCTGCTGGACATCGCGCTCAAGCTGGAGGAGCACGCGCTCTCCGACGACTACTTCGTCTCGCGCAGCCTCTACCCGAACGTGGACTTCTACACCGGTCTCATCTACCGGGCCATGGGCTTCCCGGCCGAGATGTTCACCGTGCTGTTCTCCCTCGGCCGCCTCCCGGGCTGGATCGCCCAGTGGACCGAGATGATCAAGGAGCCCGGGTCCCGCATCGGCCGCCCGCGCCAGATCTACACGGGCGTGGTCGAGCGCGACTTCGTGCCGGTCGAGGCCCGCTGA
- a CDS encoding zinc-dependent alcohol dehydrogenase family protein, which produces MRAVVFEEFGRPAEVREVPDPVPAEHGVVVRVEATGLCRSDWHGWMGHDPDIALPHVPGHELAGVIEAVGSRVTGWRPGDRVTVPFVCACGTCPACAAGDQQVCERQTQPGFSHWGSFAEYVALDHADVNLVAIPDGMAYGTAAGLGCRFATAFRAVVRQGRAAAGQWVAVHGCGGVGLSAVMIAAAAGARVVAVDIAPGALEMARRFGAAHCLDASTVPDTAAAVREVTGGGAHLSLDALGSPATCAASVGSLRRRGRHVQVGLLPSADGTTPVPMARAIALELELLGSHGMAAHAYPGMLELVRSGTLRPDLLVTSVVPLDAAPAALARTGRAPGAGVTVVEPWS; this is translated from the coding sequence GTGAGAGCGGTGGTGTTCGAGGAGTTCGGGCGGCCCGCCGAGGTGCGGGAGGTGCCCGATCCGGTGCCCGCGGAGCACGGGGTCGTGGTGCGGGTCGAGGCGACCGGGCTGTGCCGCAGCGACTGGCACGGCTGGATGGGGCACGACCCGGACATCGCGCTGCCGCACGTGCCCGGACACGAACTGGCGGGCGTCATCGAGGCGGTGGGCTCCCGGGTGACCGGCTGGCGGCCCGGCGACCGGGTCACCGTGCCCTTCGTCTGCGCCTGCGGCACCTGCCCGGCCTGCGCGGCGGGCGACCAGCAGGTGTGCGAGCGGCAGACCCAGCCCGGCTTCAGCCACTGGGGCTCCTTCGCCGAGTACGTCGCCCTCGACCACGCCGACGTCAACCTCGTGGCGATCCCGGACGGCATGGCGTACGGCACCGCCGCGGGCCTCGGCTGCCGCTTCGCCACCGCCTTCCGCGCCGTGGTGCGGCAGGGGCGGGCCGCAGCCGGGCAGTGGGTCGCGGTGCACGGCTGCGGCGGGGTCGGCCTGTCCGCGGTGATGATCGCGGCGGCGGCCGGGGCGCGGGTGGTCGCCGTCGACATCGCGCCCGGGGCGCTGGAGATGGCGCGGAGGTTCGGCGCGGCGCACTGCCTGGACGCGAGCACGGTGCCCGATACGGCCGCCGCGGTGCGGGAGGTGACCGGCGGCGGTGCCCATCTCTCGCTGGACGCCCTCGGCTCGCCCGCCACCTGTGCCGCCTCGGTCGGCTCCCTGCGCCGCCGCGGCCGGCATGTCCAGGTCGGCCTGCTGCCCTCGGCCGACGGCACGACCCCGGTGCCGATGGCCCGCGCGATCGCCCTGGAACTGGAACTCCTGGGCAGCCACGGCATGGCCGCCCACGCCTACCCCGGCATGCTGGAACTGGTCCGCTCCGGCACGCTGCGCCCGGACCTCCTGGTGACCTCCGTCGTCCCGCTCGACGCGGCCCCGGCGGCCCTCGCCCGGACGGGGCGGGCGCCGGGTGCCGGGGTGACGGTCGTCGAGCCGTGGTCGTGA
- a CDS encoding PrsW family glutamic-type intramembrane protease, with protein MSHPPPPGTPKARIPHPQQPPPPYPRIGAGLWRRCLTGGLAVWLPATGLALATRSSAALVVPVLLGAFLAPVAFVLWAYERGARDLGVSAVLGCFLAGGALGVLGASLAAASVPHPTLDRYLTVALAEEAAKLGALVFALRRQPAVRGTRAGLVLGAAVGVGFAALESTGHALDAALWAPDPWGQLETELVRGLLAPLGQGAWTAVAGGVLLALRRPDGRFRYAPPVAAACMGAALLHALADTARGLAPWLVVRLTGRGVESGLFAPGYPPQPSAAQQHLLTLVSALGPALAALAGLCWALSLARRNPPYPPWRNTP; from the coding sequence GTGAGCCACCCCCCGCCGCCCGGCACGCCCAAGGCCCGCATCCCCCATCCGCAGCAGCCCCCGCCCCCGTACCCCCGCATCGGCGCGGGCCTGTGGCGGCGCTGCCTGACCGGCGGCCTCGCGGTGTGGCTGCCGGCCACGGGACTGGCCCTGGCCACGCGAAGCTCGGCGGCGCTCGTGGTGCCCGTCCTGCTGGGCGCGTTCCTGGCGCCGGTGGCCTTCGTGCTGTGGGCGTACGAACGGGGCGCCCGCGACCTCGGCGTCAGCGCGGTGCTCGGCTGCTTCCTGGCGGGCGGCGCGCTCGGCGTGCTCGGCGCCTCGCTCGCGGCCGCCTCCGTGCCCCACCCCACCCTGGACCGGTATCTGACCGTCGCCCTGGCCGAGGAGGCGGCCAAGCTGGGGGCGCTGGTGTTCGCGCTGCGCCGGCAGCCGGCCGTCCGCGGCACCAGGGCCGGGCTGGTGCTGGGCGCCGCCGTGGGCGTCGGCTTCGCGGCCCTGGAGAGCACCGGGCACGCCCTGGACGCGGCCCTGTGGGCCCCGGACCCCTGGGGGCAACTGGAGACGGAGCTGGTGCGCGGGCTGCTCGCACCCCTCGGACAGGGCGCCTGGACCGCGGTCGCGGGCGGTGTGCTGCTGGCGCTGCGCCGCCCGGACGGCCGCTTCCGGTACGCCCCGCCGGTGGCCGCCGCCTGCATGGGCGCCGCCCTGCTGCACGCGCTGGCGGACACGGCGCGCGGACTCGCGCCCTGGCTCGTCGTGCGGCTCACCGGCCGGGGCGTGGAGAGCGGGCTGTTCGCGCCGGGGTACCCGCCGCAGCCGAGCGCCGCCCAGCAGCATCTGCTGACCCTGGTCTCCGCCCTCGGACCGGCCCTGGCCGCGCTGGCCGGACTCTGCTGGGCGCTGTCACTCGCCCGCCGCAATCCTCCGTATCCTCCTTGGAGAAATACCCCCTAG
- a CDS encoding ATP-dependent RecD-like DNA helicase, with amino-acid sequence MAQEAGTHTGERRMAVLEGVLERITYANEENGYTVARVDTGRGGGELLTVVGALLGAQVGESLRMEGRWGSHPQHGRQFQVENYSTVLPATVQGMRRYLGSGLVKGIGPVFADRITRHFGVDTLRVIEEEPGRLIEVPGLGPKRTKKIAAAWEEQKAIKEVMLFLQTVEVSTSIAVRIYKKYGDRSIDVVKKNPYRLAADVWGIGFLTADKIAQSVGIPHDSPERVKAGLQYALSQSADQGNCYLPEERLIADAVKLLQVDTGLVIECLGELAREGDDGEEPGVVREKVPGPDGGEPVTAVYLVPFHRAELSLSAQLLRLLRTDEDRMPGFQDVDWGKALGWLHRRTGTDLAPEQEAAVRLALTRKVAVLTGGPGCGKSFTVRSVVELARARRAKVVLAAPTGRAAKRLAELTGADASTVHRLLELKPGGDAAYDRERPLDADLVVVDEASMLDLLLANKLVKAVPPGAHLLFVGDVDQLPSVGAGEVLRDLLAPGGPIPAVRLTRVFRQAQQSGVVTNAHRINAGRHPLTDGLKDFFLFVEDDTEEAGRLTVDVAARRLPARFGLDPRRDVQVLAPMHRGPAGAGALNGLLQQAITPARPDVPEKRFGGRVFRVGDKVTQIRNNYEKGKNGVFNGTVGVVTALDPVEQRLTVLTDEDEEVPYEYDELDELAHAYAVTIHRSQGSEYPAVVIPVTTGAWMMLQRNLLYTAVTRAKRLVVLVGSRRAIGQAVRTVSAGRRCTALDFRLAGKNDRSNES; translated from the coding sequence ATGGCGCAAGAGGCGGGGACGCACACCGGTGAGCGGCGGATGGCCGTGCTCGAAGGGGTGCTGGAGAGGATCACGTACGCCAATGAGGAGAACGGGTACACCGTGGCCCGGGTGGACACCGGGAGGGGCGGCGGGGAACTGCTCACCGTCGTCGGGGCGTTGCTCGGGGCCCAGGTCGGGGAGTCCCTGCGGATGGAGGGGCGGTGGGGGAGCCATCCCCAGCACGGCCGGCAGTTCCAGGTCGAGAACTACTCGACCGTCCTCCCGGCCACCGTCCAGGGCATGCGGCGCTACCTCGGCTCCGGGCTCGTCAAAGGGATCGGGCCCGTCTTCGCCGACCGGATCACCCGGCACTTCGGCGTCGACACCCTCCGCGTCATCGAGGAGGAGCCCGGGCGGCTGATCGAGGTGCCGGGACTCGGGCCCAAGCGGACCAAGAAGATCGCCGCGGCCTGGGAGGAGCAGAAGGCGATCAAGGAGGTCATGCTCTTCCTCCAGACCGTCGAGGTCTCCACCTCCATCGCCGTGCGGATCTACAAGAAGTACGGCGACCGGTCGATCGACGTCGTCAAGAAGAACCCGTACCGGCTCGCCGCCGATGTCTGGGGCATCGGGTTCCTCACCGCCGACAAGATCGCCCAGTCCGTCGGCATCCCCCACGACAGCCCCGAGCGCGTCAAGGCCGGCCTCCAGTACGCCCTCTCCCAGTCCGCCGACCAGGGCAACTGCTACCTGCCCGAGGAACGCCTCATCGCCGACGCGGTCAAACTCCTCCAGGTCGACACCGGCCTCGTCATCGAGTGCCTCGGCGAACTCGCGCGGGAGGGGGACGACGGTGAAGAGCCGGGCGTCGTACGGGAGAAGGTGCCCGGGCCCGACGGCGGCGAACCCGTCACCGCCGTCTACCTCGTCCCCTTCCACCGCGCCGAACTCTCCCTCTCCGCCCAGCTCCTGCGCCTGCTGCGCACCGACGAGGACCGCATGCCCGGCTTCCAGGACGTCGACTGGGGCAAGGCCCTCGGCTGGCTCCACCGGCGCACCGGCACCGACCTCGCGCCCGAGCAGGAGGCCGCCGTCCGGCTCGCGCTCACGCGGAAGGTCGCCGTGCTCACCGGCGGCCCCGGCTGCGGCAAGTCCTTCACCGTCCGCTCGGTCGTGGAGCTGGCCCGCGCCCGGCGGGCCAAGGTGGTGCTCGCCGCCCCGACCGGCCGCGCCGCCAAACGGCTGGCCGAGCTGACCGGGGCCGACGCCTCCACCGTGCACCGGCTGCTGGAGCTGAAGCCCGGCGGAGACGCCGCCTACGACCGGGAACGGCCCCTCGACGCCGACCTCGTCGTCGTGGACGAGGCGTCCATGCTGGACCTCCTCCTCGCCAACAAGCTGGTGAAGGCCGTACCGCCCGGAGCGCATCTGCTCTTCGTCGGGGACGTCGACCAGCTGCCCAGCGTCGGCGCCGGAGAGGTCCTGCGCGACCTCCTCGCGCCCGGCGGCCCGATCCCCGCCGTCCGCCTGACCCGTGTCTTCCGCCAGGCCCAGCAGTCCGGCGTCGTCACCAACGCGCACCGGATCAACGCCGGTCGGCACCCCCTCACCGACGGGCTCAAGGACTTCTTCCTCTTCGTGGAGGACGACACGGAGGAGGCCGGGCGGCTCACCGTGGACGTGGCGGCGCGGCGCCTCCCCGCCCGGTTCGGGCTCGATCCGCGGCGCGATGTGCAGGTGCTCGCGCCGATGCACCGGGGCCCGGCCGGCGCGGGGGCGCTCAACGGTCTGCTCCAGCAGGCCATCACGCCCGCCCGGCCCGACGTACCGGAGAAGCGGTTCGGCGGCCGGGTCTTCCGGGTCGGCGACAAGGTGACCCAGATTCGCAACAATTACGAGAAGGGGAAGAACGGGGTCTTCAACGGCACCGTGGGCGTCGTCACCGCGCTCGATCCCGTCGAACAGCGGCTCACGGTGCTGACGGACGAGGACGAGGAGGTTCCGTATGAATACGACGAACTGGACGAACTCGCGCACGCGTACGCGGTGACCATCCACCGTTCACAGGGAAGTGAATATCCCGCCGTGGTGATTCCCGTCACCACGGGAGCATGGATGATGCTGCAACGGAACCTGCTCTACACGGCCGTCACCCGGGCCAAGAGGCTGGTCGTGCTGGTCGGGTCGCGCCGGGCGATCGGCCAGGCCGTACGCACGGTGTCGGCCGGACGGCGGTGTACGGCCCTGGACTTCAGGCTCGCCGGGAAAAATGATCGATCAAATGAGTCGTGA
- a CDS encoding MarR family transcriptional regulator, translating into MKASAARGAGEEGTTSPADVAVAVPSAATGGPVSHAIFRVARTHRMIAGQLLRRVGLHPGQELVMMQLWELGPQRQADLVRLLDSDAATMARTVRRLEQAGFVRRYPCADDKRAYLIEATTASQALREQVESLWRRLEDATLGTLSPAEQADVLHVLEGLESRLTEAAARLGA; encoded by the coding sequence ATGAAGGCATCCGCAGCGAGGGGCGCGGGCGAGGAAGGCACCACGTCCCCGGCGGACGTGGCGGTGGCGGTGCCCTCGGCCGCGACGGGCGGCCCGGTCAGCCACGCGATCTTCCGTGTGGCCCGTACGCACCGCATGATCGCCGGGCAGCTGCTGCGCCGCGTGGGGCTCCACCCCGGCCAGGAGCTGGTCATGATGCAGCTGTGGGAACTCGGCCCGCAGCGGCAGGCCGACCTCGTACGCCTGCTCGACTCGGACGCGGCGACCATGGCCCGCACGGTCCGCCGCCTGGAACAGGCCGGCTTCGTGCGCCGCTACCCCTGCGCGGACGACAAACGGGCCTACCTGATCGAGGCCACCACCGCGAGCCAGGCGCTGCGCGAGCAGGTCGAATCCCTCTGGCGCCGACTGGAGGACGCCACCCTGGGCACCCTCTCCCCGGCCGAACAGGCCGACGTCCTGCACGTCCTGGAGGGCCTGGAATCCCGCCTCACCGAGGCCGCCGCCCGACTAGGAGCGTGA
- a CDS encoding LacI family DNA-binding transcriptional regulator: MASIKDVAAAAGVSVATVSRVLNAHPSVSAAARTRVLAAVESLGYRPNAVARSLRTDQTHTLGLVISDVLNPYFTELARSVEEEARSLGYSVIIGNADERPDLQDHHVRNLLDRRIDGLLVSPTDGGSPLMLDAARAGTPMVFVDRWIPGVDVPVVRADGRAAVQDLVAHLYALGHRRVAIIAGPAATTTGSERVEAFRAALAAYGLPLPDVHIGQGDFQAASGRRVTEGFLDLPEPPDAVFAADNLMALGALDAVRARGLRVPDDIALAAFDDIPWFVHTDPPVTAIAQPTGELGRAAVRALVDRIEGRPAASVTLAARLVVRRSCGETPEKDRIIPTPSLPPVQRSTT, encoded by the coding sequence GTGGCGAGCATCAAGGACGTCGCCGCCGCGGCGGGCGTGTCCGTCGCGACGGTTTCGCGGGTGCTGAACGCGCATCCGTCCGTCAGCGCGGCTGCCCGGACCCGGGTGCTGGCCGCCGTGGAGTCGCTGGGGTACCGCCCGAACGCCGTGGCGCGTTCGCTGCGCACCGACCAGACCCACACCCTCGGCCTCGTCATCAGCGATGTGCTGAACCCCTACTTCACCGAGCTGGCCCGCTCCGTGGAGGAGGAGGCCCGTTCGCTCGGGTACAGCGTCATCATCGGCAACGCCGACGAGCGGCCCGACCTCCAGGACCACCACGTACGGAACCTGCTCGACCGGCGGATCGACGGGCTCCTCGTCTCCCCCACCGACGGCGGCTCCCCGCTGATGCTGGACGCCGCCCGCGCCGGTACCCCCATGGTGTTCGTGGACCGCTGGATTCCCGGCGTCGACGTCCCCGTCGTACGCGCCGACGGACGGGCCGCCGTACAGGACCTCGTCGCGCACCTGTACGCCCTCGGGCACCGGCGGGTCGCGATCATCGCGGGGCCAGCGGCCACCACCACCGGCAGCGAGCGCGTCGAGGCGTTCCGCGCCGCGCTGGCCGCGTACGGGCTCCCCCTGCCCGATGTCCACATCGGCCAGGGCGACTTCCAGGCCGCCAGCGGGCGCCGGGTCACCGAGGGGTTCCTCGATCTTCCCGAGCCGCCGGACGCCGTCTTCGCCGCGGACAACCTGATGGCGCTCGGCGCCCTGGACGCCGTCCGGGCGCGCGGGCTGCGGGTGCCGGACGACATCGCGCTCGCCGCGTTCGACGACATCCCGTGGTTCGTGCACACCGATCCCCCGGTCACCGCGATCGCCCAGCCCACCGGCGAGCTGGGCCGGGCCGCCGTGCGCGCCCTGGTCGACCGGATCGAGGGGCGCCCGGCCGCGTCCGTCACCCTCGCCGCCCGGCTGGTCGTGCGCCGCTCCTGCGGTGAGACCCCGGAGAAGGACCGCATCATCCCCACCCCGTCCCTCCCCCCAGTGCAAAGGAGCACGACGTGA
- a CDS encoding heavy metal translocating P-type ATPase yields MTSTTAEQEQADTAIASAAASPGTAPSGAPSEVELLIGGMTCASCAARVEKKLNRLDGVSATVNFATEKAKVSYGAGVEVADLIATVVKTGYTAEEPAPPRPEPEAAAPDAAGPDTELGALRHRLLVSALLALPVVLLAMIPPLQFDNWQWLSLTLAAPVVVWGGAPFHRAAWTNARHGAATMDTLVSVGTLAAFGWSLWALFLGRAGMTGMHDEFRFTVSRMDGAATIYLEVASGVVALILLGRYLEARSKRRAGAALKALLELGAKDVTVLRYEEGEREALPAEGGTGRRAGGREVRVPVSALAVGDRFVVRPGEKIATDGTVIEGVSAVDAAMLTGESVPVDVGPGDQVTGATVNAGGRLVVTATRVGADTQLARMARLVEDAQNGKAEVQRLADRVSAVFVPVVILIALATFGVWLGVTGDAVSAFTAAVAVLIIACPCALGLATPTALMVGTGRGAQLGILIKGPEVLESTRRVDTVVLDKTGTVTTGRMTLQTVYAADGEDEKELLRLAGALEHASEHPVARAIAAGAEERAGTLPAVEHFENVPGRGVRGRVDGREVAVGRLYDDVPEDLARAAAEAEREGRTAVLAGWDGRARGVLAVADAVKETSAEAIRALRALGLTPVLLTGDNRTVAESVARAVGIDAAHVYAEVLPEDKVDVVRRLQAEGRAVAMVGDGVNDAAALATADLGLAMGTGTDAAIEAGDLTLVRGDLRTAADAIRLSRRTLATIKGNLVWAFGYNVAALPLAAAGLLNPMIAGAAMAFSSVFVVTNSLRLRRFR; encoded by the coding sequence ATGACCAGCACCACCGCAGAGCAAGAGCAAGCGGACACCGCCATAGCCTCCGCCGCGGCCTCCCCCGGTACGGCACCCTCCGGGGCGCCGTCCGAGGTCGAGCTGCTCATCGGCGGGATGACCTGCGCCTCCTGCGCCGCGCGCGTGGAGAAGAAGCTCAACCGGCTGGACGGCGTCAGCGCCACCGTCAACTTCGCCACCGAGAAGGCGAAGGTCAGCTACGGCGCGGGCGTCGAGGTCGCCGACCTGATCGCCACCGTCGTCAAGACCGGGTACACCGCCGAGGAACCCGCCCCGCCGCGGCCCGAACCCGAGGCCGCGGCCCCGGATGCCGCCGGGCCGGACACCGAACTCGGCGCGCTGCGCCACCGGCTGCTCGTCTCCGCGCTGCTCGCGCTGCCGGTCGTGCTGCTCGCGATGATCCCGCCCCTCCAGTTCGACAACTGGCAGTGGCTCTCCCTCACCCTCGCCGCGCCCGTCGTCGTCTGGGGCGGCGCGCCCTTCCACCGCGCCGCGTGGACCAACGCCCGGCACGGCGCGGCCACCATGGACACCCTGGTCTCGGTCGGCACGCTGGCCGCGTTCGGCTGGTCGCTGTGGGCGCTGTTCCTCGGCCGCGCCGGGATGACCGGCATGCACGACGAGTTCCGGTTCACCGTCTCCCGGATGGACGGCGCCGCCACCATCTACCTGGAGGTCGCCTCCGGTGTCGTCGCGCTGATCCTGCTCGGCCGCTATCTGGAGGCCCGCTCCAAGCGCCGCGCCGGCGCCGCCCTGAAGGCCCTGCTGGAGCTGGGCGCCAAGGACGTGACGGTGCTGCGGTACGAGGAGGGCGAGCGCGAAGCGCTCCCGGCCGAGGGCGGGACCGGGAGGCGGGCGGGCGGCCGTGAGGTACGGGTCCCGGTCTCGGCGCTGGCGGTCGGCGACCGGTTCGTCGTCCGGCCCGGCGAGAAGATCGCCACCGACGGCACCGTGATCGAGGGCGTCTCCGCGGTCGACGCCGCCATGCTGACCGGCGAGTCGGTGCCGGTGGACGTCGGCCCCGGCGACCAGGTCACCGGCGCCACGGTCAACGCGGGCGGGCGGCTCGTCGTGACGGCCACCCGGGTCGGCGCCGACACCCAGCTCGCGCGCATGGCCAGGCTGGTGGAGGACGCGCAGAACGGCAAGGCCGAGGTGCAGCGGCTCGCCGACCGGGTCTCCGCGGTGTTCGTGCCCGTGGTCATCCTGATCGCGCTGGCCACCTTCGGAGTGTGGCTCGGCGTCACCGGGGACGCGGTCTCCGCGTTCACCGCCGCCGTCGCCGTACTGATCATCGCCTGCCCCTGCGCCCTGGGCCTCGCCACGCCGACCGCGCTGATGGTCGGCACCGGGCGCGGCGCCCAGCTCGGCATCCTGATCAAGGGTCCCGAGGTCCTGGAGTCCACGCGCCGCGTCGACACCGTCGTCCTGGACAAGACCGGCACCGTCACCACGGGCCGGATGACCCTCCAGACGGTGTACGCCGCCGACGGCGAGGACGAGAAGGAGCTGCTGCGCCTCGCGGGCGCCCTGGAGCACGCCTCCGAGCACCCGGTGGCCCGCGCCATCGCGGCCGGCGCCGAGGAGCGCGCCGGCACCCTCCCCGCGGTGGAGCACTTCGAGAACGTTCCCGGGCGGGGCGTGCGCGGGCGCGTGGACGGTCGTGAGGTGGCCGTGGGGCGCCTGTACGACGACGTTCCCGAGGACCTGGCCCGCGCGGCCGCCGAGGCCGAGCGGGAGGGCCGTACGGCCGTCCTGGCGGGCTGGGACGGCCGGGCCCGCGGGGTCCTCGCGGTCGCCGACGCGGTCAAGGAGACCAGCGCCGAGGCGATCCGCGCACTGCGCGCCCTCGGACTGACGCCGGTGCTGCTCACCGGGGACAACCGGACGGTCGCCGAGTCGGTCGCCCGGGCCGTCGGTATCGACGCGGCCCACGTGTACGCCGAGGTGCTGCCCGAGGACAAGGTGGACGTCGTACGGCGCCTCCAGGCCGAGGGCCGGGCGGTGGCCATGGTCGGCGACGGGGTCAACGACGCGGCCGCCCTCGCCACCGCCGACCTGGGCCTCGCGATGGGCACCGGCACGGACGCGGCGATCGAGGCGGGCGATCTGACGCTGGTCCGCGGTGACCTGCGGACGGCCGCCGACGCGATCCGGCTGTCCCGGCGGACGCTGGCCACGATCAAGGGCAACCTCGTCTGGGCGTTCGGCTACAACGTGGCGGCGCTGCCGCTGGCCGCCGCGGGGCTGCTGAACCCGATGATCGCGGGCGCCGCGATGGCCTTCTCCTCGGTCTTCGTGGTGACCAACAGCCTGCGGTTGCGCCGGTTCCGGTGA